The sequence CTTCACCCCAGGGCGCGATCGGGCACGCCCTGCCTCAGCTCGCGTGCGAGATGGGTGACCACGGCCCGCAGATCGCCGCCGGCCTCGTGCGCGACGCGCAGCTGGCGCTGGTAGCTTGCGCCGCCCTCGAGCGTGTCGCGAAGCCGCTGCAGTGCGGGACCGCAGCCGAGACGATCCGCGACCGGGGCCAGGGTCGTGATGAGCTCGCGGACGTCGTCACTCACGAGGCGTTCCGTCCCCGCGATGTCCGTGATGATCTCGGCGTCCATGCCGTACCGCGCCGCGCGCCACTTGTTCTCGCGCACGTACCAGGGCTGGAGCACCGGCAGCGACTCACCCGCGTCGAGCCGCTCGCTCATCCACTCGACGAGGCACTGGATGAGCGCGGCGACGCCGGCGATCTCGGTCGCCGTGGAGACGCCGTCGCAGACCCGCACCTCGATCGTGCCCCACTTCGGCGAGGGGCGGATGTCCCAGCGCACCTCGGTGTGATCCTCGATGACTCCCGTGCGCACGAGGTCGTCCACGTAGCGTTCGTACGCCGCCCAATCGGCGAGCGGGTACGGCAGGCCGGCGGTCGGGAGCTGCTGGAACATGAGCGCGCGGTTCGAGGCGTACCCGGTCTCGACGCCGGCCCAGAACGGGCTCGAGGCCGACAGCGCCTGCAGATGCGGGACGTACGCCAGCAGACCGTCGAGGATCGGCAGGGCCTTGTCCCGGTCCTCGAGTCCCACATGCACGTGGATGCCCCAGATCATCATGTTGCGACCCCACCACCGGGTGCGGTCGATGAGCTTGTGGTAGCGCTCCTTGTCGGTCAGCGACTGGTCGTACCACTGGCTGAACGGGTGGGAGCCGCTGCAGATGAGCTCGTACGCCCCGATCGAGTCCAGTGCCCCACGGACGGCGTCGATCTGCCCCGCGAGGTCGGCCACCGCGTCGTCGACGCGCGTGTGCACGCCGCTCACGAGCTCGACGGTGTTCGTCAGCAGCTCGTGCGTGATCTGCGGGTGCGGGGACCCGTCGGCCTGACGGAGGCGCTCGAGCACCCGGTCGCCGACCGAGGCGAGTTCGCCGGTCTCGCGATCGACGATCGCGACCTCCCATTCGATGCCGATCGTGGACCGGGCGGACTCGGCGAACTCGATGTGCATGCGTGCTGACCCCAATCCGACGGCGGCGCGTGCCGCCAATCTTGGCACGCGGCCGCGCGGGGAACCGGGCCGAGTCGAACGATTACGCGCGGGGCGGGAAATCTGCAAGAATGGTCAGTCGAGTTCTGCTTCGCCCGACCCTCTATCCGGCGTGCAGAACACCATTGAGCTTCCGCCGAGTGTGCACCCCACGCTCACGGCTGTCAGTTCGCCCACTCACCAGACCCATTCAGGAGAATCGTGGCTGTCAAGATCCGTCTCAAGCGGCTCGGCAAGATCCGTGCCCCGTACTACCGCATCGTCGTCGCCGACTCGCGCACCAAGCGCGACGGTCGTGTGATCGAGGAGATCGGCAAGTACCACCCGACCGAGGAGCCCTCGTTCATCCAGGTCGACTCCGACCGTGCGCAGTACTGGCTCAGCGTCGGCGCGCAGCCGTCCGACCAGGTCCGCGCCATCCTCAAGCTCACGGGCGACTGGGGCAAGTTCAAGGGCGACAAGGATGCCGTGAGCACCGTGCGCACCGCGGAGCCCAAGGCCGAGTTCCAGGCCGACACGGCCAAGAAGTCGGTCGTGAAGCCCAAGGCAGAGAAGCCGGCGAAGACCGAGGAGCCCGCTGAGGCTTCCGCCGACGCCGACGCTTCCGCCGAGGCCGAGACCACGGACGAGGCGTAACCCTTGCTCCAGTCCGCGCTCGAACACCTCGTCAAGGGGATCGTCGACCACCCGGACGACGTGCGGGTCGTCACCGCCTCGGGCGCGCGCGGCGAGGTCCTCGAGGTTCATGTGAACCCCGAGGACCTCGGCCGCGTCATCGGCCGCGCCGGCCGCACGGCGAAGGCGCTGCGCACGCTCGTCACGGCGCTGGCCGATGGCCGCCGGGTCCGGGTCGACGTCGTCGACGACTGACGTGGCCGACGACTCCCGACCCCAGCAGCTCCGCGTCGGCCGGCTCACGAAGGCCCACGGGCTGAAGGGCGCCCTGAAGCTCGAGCTCTACACCGACGACCCCGAACGGCGGTTCGTCCCCGGTGCGACCTTCTCGCTCCAGGTGCCCGACGAGTCGCCGTGGCACGGCAAGCACCTCACGTTCCGTGAGCTGCGCTGGTACAACGGTCAGCCCGTCGGGTTCTTCGACGGCGTCGACGACCGCACGGCGGCCGAGAGCCTCGCGAAGGCGATCCTCTGGGTCGATCAGCCGACGGACGAGACACCGGAGCCCGACGCCTGGTACGACCACCAGCTCATCGGGCTGACCGTTCTCCGCGACGGCGAACGCGTCGGCGAGATCGTCCACGTCGACCACCTGCCCGCGCAGGACCTGCTCGTCGTGAAGACGATCGGCCCGAAGCGGCGCGAGATCATGGTGCCGTTCGTGCAGGCGTTCGTGCCCGAGGTCGACATCGACGCGGGCACGCTCACGGTCACGCCGCCTCCCGGCCTCTTCGAGGAACTGCCCGAAGCCGAAGCCACCGAGGCGGCTGGGCCCGAAGCCGAAGCCACCGAGGCGGCTGGGCCCGAGGCCGCAGTGCCCGAGGCGGGCGGGCACGATCCCCGTCGCAGCGACGACGCGGAGTGATCGCGTGCGCATCGACATCGTCACGATCTTCCCGGAGTTCTTCCGGGTCCTCGACCTGTCGTTGCTCGGCAAGGCCCGGCAGACGGGACTCATCGAGGTCGTGGCGCACGACCTCCGCGATCACACGCACGACCGGCATCGCACGGTCGACGACACCCCGTACGGCGGCGGCGCCGGCATGGTCATGAAGCCCGAGCCGTGGGGCGAGGCGCTCGACGCCATCGTCGGCGACGGGGCATCCGATGCGTTGCTCGTGGTGCCGTCGCCCGCGGGCGAACCGTTCACCCAGCAGCTCGCCCGCGAGCTCGCGGCCGAGCCGCACCTCGTGTTCGCCTGCGGGCGATATGAAGGCATCGACCAGCGTGTGGTCGACCACTACGCGACGCGGATGCGTGTACGTCTGATCTCGCTCGGCGACTACGTGCTGAACGGCGGCGAGGTCGCCGTGATGGCGATGATCGAGGCCGCTGGGCGCCTCGTGCCCGGCGTCGTCGGCAACCCCGAGAGCCTCGTCGAGGAGTCGCACGAAGACGGGCTGCTGGAGTATCCGAGTTACACGAAGCCCGCGCAGTGGCGCGGGCTCGACGTGCCGCCGGTGCTGCTCAGCGGCCATCACGGAGCCATCGCCGAGTGGCGGCGCGAGCAGCAGGTCGAGCGTACGCGCCGGGTGCGACCCGAGCTGCTGCCCTGAACCCGTCCGCATCGGCCGGGTCCGCGGCAGTCTTCACGTCCCGGTAACACCCGGGAGCCACGACCGAAACACGCCGTTCGTACCGTCGAAACGGCGCACCGGGCGGTCGCCGTGGCGGGAGGCTGAGGCGTGGCGATCGGGGCGGCGAGTACCGAGCGGACCGGCGAGGCGCAGGCCGCTCGGCCGCTGCGTCTCATGGCGCTGACCCACGGCGAGCCCTCGGCGGCCAACCGTGCCGCGATCCTGCGACTCGTCGACGGCGTTGCGATGGCGCGGCCGGGCGCCGACGTGTCGATCGCGTTCGTCGACGCGAGGCATCGCGACGTGGCGACGGCGCTCGCGCAGAGTGTCGGCGACCCTGAGGCGATCATCGTGCCGCTCGTGCTGTCCGCTGGATTCCACGTGCGCACCGGGTTGTCGCGAGGCATCGACCGGCTCGCAGGGAAGGGCGCGACGCTCGCTGCGCCGCTCGGCCCCGACGACCGGCTCGCCGCGGTCCTCGCCGAGCGGATCGGGTCCCTCGACGGCGCCGACGTCTCGGTGGTGCTCGCGGCCGCCGGCTCCAACGACCCGCGCGCGGTGCGCGAATGCTTCGAGACCGCGCGACGACTGGGCGTGCGGCTCGGCCGTCCGGTCACGGTCGGCTTCATCGCGGCGGCGATCCCTCGGCTCCCGGACGCGATCGAGATGCTGCGGGCGGTGCACCCGCACACGCGGGTGCTCGTCGCCGCGTACCTGCTCGCGCCCGGCGCGTTCTACGACGCGGCGTTGCTGGCGGGCGGCGACCACGTCACCGACCCGCTCCTGATGCCGGATGCCCCGGCGCCGGCGCAGCTCGTCGATCTCGTGCTCGACCGGGTGGAGCAGACGCGCGCCGAGCGCTGACCGCGGTCAGTCGCGTGCGGTGAGCACGATCGGGTCCCCGTCGGTGATCGCGATGGTGTGCTCGGAGTGCGCACCGCGCGAGCCGTCTGCGCTCCTGAGCGTCCAGCCGTCGGGGTCGGTGAAGATGCGGTCGGTCGTCTGCAGGAACCACGGCTCGATCGCGACCACGAGGCCGGGACGGAGCGGGAGCCCTCGACCCGGTCGGCCGCTGTTCGGGATGTGCGGATCGCCGTGCATCGTGCGGCCGACGCCGTGCCCGCCGAAATCCGTGTTGATCGTGTAGCCCTGCTCGCGTGCGACGTCGGCGATGGCCCGCGAGATGTCGCCGATGCGGTTGCCGGCGCGCGCGGCGGCGATGCCGGCATCGAGCGCGCGCCGGGTGGTGTCGATCAGACGCAGGTCCTCGTCGCGGGGCGTGCCGACGACCACGGAGATCGCCGAGTCCGCGACCCAGCCGTTCACCGATGCGGCGAAGTCGAGGCTCACCAGGTCGCCGTCCTTGATCGTGTAGTCGTGGGGGAGCCCGTGCAGGACGGCGTCGTTCACCGAGGTGCACAGCACCTTGCCGAACGGGGACGCGCCGAACGACGGGTGGTAGTCGATGTAGCAGCTCTCGGCTCCGGCCTTGCGGATCATGTCGTGCGCGAGCGCATCGAGCTCGAGCAGGTTGACGCCGACGCGTGCCGCCTTCGCGGTCGCCTCCAGCACACTCGCGACGAAACGGCCGGCGGGGCGCATCTCCTCGATCTCGGCTGGGGTCCTCAGTTCGATCACGGCAATCCTTTCGTACCCGTCTATTCTGACGGGTCCGCTGCGAGTGAACACGCGGCGTGCTCGCAGGTGCGCCCCGGTAGCCTTGAGGCATGACCGTGCGGCGCCTCTTCCTCAGGTGGCAGTTCCTCGCCGCCGTCGTGCTGCCCGGCTGGCTGGCCGTCGGCTGGGCCCTGTTCGGCTCGGGCGGGTGGAACACGCTCGGGCTCATCATCTCGCTGCCCGCGACCTTCCTCGCGCTGCTCGTCATCGCGTTCCTGGTCAACGCCCGCCCCACCGTCCGCGAGCAACGGGCCGTGGCCTGGGGCGATGCCGGCGTGCTCGGTGCGTGGCATCTCGCCATCGTCGGCGCCGGGTTCTACGGGGCCACTGCGGTGCCGTTCACGGTGCTCGCGATCGGGCTCGCGGTCGTGGCGTTCTGGTGGTCGATCTGGCAACTCGTGCGCGACGGCGCGCAGCGGATGCAGGCCAGCATGGCTGAGTTCGAGCGCCTCGCGGCCGAGCAACGAGGCGGCTCCGCCGAGCCCAAGCGCATGCCTCCGCACGATCTCGGTGAGGTCATCGTGGTGCGCGAGTCGCGCGACCCCGAGTAGCCCGACTGACGCGAGACCGACGAGGAGCGTTCCGGCCGAGGCATCCGTCTGTGCGCCGCTTTGCCGAAACGCAACGCGATCTGGCAGAATGGTCGATTGTGCCGCCGCAGGTCTCTGCCTCCGGGGAGTACGCGCAGCGCGAATCGCTTCGTGCAGGCGGCACCGAACACTTTCCCAACTGATCCGCGTTCGACCGGTGGCGGGCGCAGAGAGCGAACATCATGCACATTCTCGATCACGTCGACGCGTCGAGCCTGCGGTCGGACATCCCCGACTTCCGCGCCGGCGACACCGTCAAGGTGCACGTCAACATCGTCGAAGGCAACCGCTCGCGCGTGCAGGTCTTCCAGGGCGTCGTCATCGGCCGCTCGGGCGAGGGCGTCCGCGAGACCTTCACGGTCCGGAAGATCAGCTTCCAGGTCGGTGTCGAGCGCAAGTTCCCCGTGCACTCGCCGGTCATCGACCACATCGAGGTCGTCACCCGCGGTGACGTCCGTCGCGCGAAGCTGTACTACCTGCGCGAGCTGCGCGGCAAGAAGGCCAAGATCAAGGAGAAGCGCGACAACTGAGCGCGCGATCCGAAGCTGTGAAGACTGGATCTTCGCACCGAATCCACGAGCTCCCCGCCAGTACACTGGTGGGGAGCTCGGGCGGTTAAATGACAGAAGAAGACACGCGCACCTCGCACGACGACGGTGCGGAGGCGACGACGACGGCGTCGACGAAGCGCAAGCGCGGCATCCTGCTGTTCCTGCGCGACCTGCTCATCATCTTCGTGGTGGCGGTGCTGGTCTCGTTCCTGATCAAGACATTCCTCATCAGGTCGTTCTTCATCCCATCGCAGTCGATGGAGGAGACGCTGCAGGTCGACGACCGGATCATCGTCAACGAGCTGGTCCCCGACGTGGTGCCGCTCGAGCACGGCGATGTGGTGGTCTTCCAGGACCCGGGCGGGTGGCTGCCCGCGACCCCCGAGGTCGAGCAGCCCCCGCTCGTCGCGGCCGTCGACTGGTTCCTCGCGCTCGTGGGGCTTTCGGCGCCCGACTCGAACGACCACCTCGTGAAGCGGCTCATCGGCCTGCCGGGCGATCAGGTCGTGTGCTGCAACGCCCTCGGGCAGATGAGCGTGAACGGGGTGCCGCTCGACGAGCCGTACGTGGTGCTGCCACCCGGCGAGCAGAAGGTCTCGCGCGACGACTTCGATGTCACGGTCCCCGAAGGGTCGCTCTGGGTCATGGG is a genomic window of Agromyces protaetiae containing:
- a CDS encoding sirohydrochlorin chelatase — translated: MAIGAASTERTGEAQAARPLRLMALTHGEPSAANRAAILRLVDGVAMARPGADVSIAFVDARHRDVATALAQSVGDPEAIIVPLVLSAGFHVRTGLSRGIDRLAGKGATLAAPLGPDDRLAAVLAERIGSLDGADVSVVLAAAGSNDPRAVRECFETARRLGVRLGRPVTVGFIAAAIPRLPDAIEMLRAVHPHTRVLVAAYLLAPGAFYDAALLAGGDHVTDPLLMPDAPAPAQLVDLVLDRVEQTRAER
- the lepB gene encoding signal peptidase I, with product MTEEDTRTSHDDGAEATTTASTKRKRGILLFLRDLLIIFVVAVLVSFLIKTFLIRSFFIPSQSMEETLQVDDRIIVNELVPDVVPLEHGDVVVFQDPGGWLPATPEVEQPPLVAAVDWFLALVGLSAPDSNDHLVKRLIGLPGDQVVCCNALGQMSVNGVPLDEPYVVLPPGEQKVSRDDFDVTVPEGSLWVMGDNRYNSKDSRYNRETPREGFVPIENIVGKAFVVSWPVSNWEWLGNYPEVFAGVDEASD
- the rpsP gene encoding 30S ribosomal protein S16; translation: MAVKIRLKRLGKIRAPYYRIVVADSRTKRDGRVIEEIGKYHPTEEPSFIQVDSDRAQYWLSVGAQPSDQVRAILKLTGDWGKFKGDKDAVSTVRTAEPKAEFQADTAKKSVVKPKAEKPAKTEEPAEASADADASAEAETTDEA
- the rimM gene encoding ribosome maturation factor RimM (Essential for efficient processing of 16S rRNA), whose translation is MAAGSGSTSSTTDVADDSRPQQLRVGRLTKAHGLKGALKLELYTDDPERRFVPGATFSLQVPDESPWHGKHLTFRELRWYNGQPVGFFDGVDDRTAAESLAKAILWVDQPTDETPEPDAWYDHQLIGLTVLRDGERVGEIVHVDHLPAQDLLVVKTIGPKRREIMVPFVQAFVPEVDIDAGTLTVTPPPGLFEELPEAEATEAAGPEAEATEAAGPEAAVPEAGGHDPRRSDDAE
- the trmD gene encoding tRNA (guanosine(37)-N1)-methyltransferase TrmD yields the protein MRIDIVTIFPEFFRVLDLSLLGKARQTGLIEVVAHDLRDHTHDRHRTVDDTPYGGGAGMVMKPEPWGEALDAIVGDGASDALLVVPSPAGEPFTQQLARELAAEPHLVFACGRYEGIDQRVVDHYATRMRVRLISLGDYVLNGGEVAVMAMIEAAGRLVPGVVGNPESLVEESHEDGLLEYPSYTKPAQWRGLDVPPVLLSGHHGAIAEWRREQQVERTRRVRPELLP
- a CDS encoding glutamate--cysteine ligase, with amino-acid sequence MHIEFAESARSTIGIEWEVAIVDRETGELASVGDRVLERLRQADGSPHPQITHELLTNTVELVSGVHTRVDDAVADLAGQIDAVRGALDSIGAYELICSGSHPFSQWYDQSLTDKERYHKLIDRTRWWGRNMMIWGIHVHVGLEDRDKALPILDGLLAYVPHLQALSASSPFWAGVETGYASNRALMFQQLPTAGLPYPLADWAAYERYVDDLVRTGVIEDHTEVRWDIRPSPKWGTIEVRVCDGVSTATEIAGVAALIQCLVEWMSERLDAGESLPVLQPWYVRENKWRAARYGMDAEIITDIAGTERLVSDDVRELITTLAPVADRLGCGPALQRLRDTLEGGASYQRQLRVAHEAGGDLRAVVTHLARELRQGVPDRALG
- the rplS gene encoding 50S ribosomal protein L19 — its product is MHILDHVDASSLRSDIPDFRAGDTVKVHVNIVEGNRSRVQVFQGVVIGRSGEGVRETFTVRKISFQVGVERKFPVHSPVIDHIEVVTRGDVRRAKLYYLRELRGKKAKIKEKRDN
- a CDS encoding RNA-binding protein; its protein translation is MLQSALEHLVKGIVDHPDDVRVVTASGARGEVLEVHVNPEDLGRVIGRAGRTAKALRTLVTALADGRRVRVDVVDD
- the map gene encoding type I methionyl aminopeptidase, whose product is MIELRTPAEIEEMRPAGRFVASVLEATAKAARVGVNLLELDALAHDMIRKAGAESCYIDYHPSFGASPFGKVLCTSVNDAVLHGLPHDYTIKDGDLVSLDFAASVNGWVADSAISVVVGTPRDEDLRLIDTTRRALDAGIAAARAGNRIGDISRAIADVAREQGYTINTDFGGHGVGRTMHGDPHIPNSGRPGRGLPLRPGLVVAIEPWFLQTTDRIFTDPDGWTLRSADGSRGAHSEHTIAITDGDPIVLTARD